Proteins encoded in a region of the Roseateles sp. SL47 genome:
- a CDS encoding efflux RND transporter permease subunit: MKLTHSALRASRLTLFTAVLLLLAGVATFLDFPSQEEPSVTVRDALVSVAFPGMPSEQVEQLLAKPTEERLREIGDLKRIVTTVRPGSAVLQLTAYDRVSDLPALWQRVRAKAGEAAAELPAGTVGPFVEDDFGRVAVASIAVTAPGFGMSEMREPLRRLREQLYALPGVEHVSLYGLREDRVYVDFDRARLVEAGVAPASIAQQLQAQNVIAPGGLISASGLAMTVATSGEIRGLDDLRHFLVTVPVAAGSRQVPLSQLARIQVLPADPPESAAVYQGQPAVVVAVSMAQGRNIAAFGKALQAKLEETQRLLPVGFEQHVVTFQADVVEREMGKMHHVMGETVVIVMAVVMLFLGWRTGLIVGAIVPLTILGTLIAMRALGVELQTVSIAAIILALGLLVDNGIVIAEDIERRLVAGEERRYACIEAGRTLAVPLLSSSLVIVLAFSPFFFGQTATNEYLRSLAVVLAVTLLGSWVLSLTVTPLLCLYFAHVPATHGAPHQGGSRFYRGYRALIGWVLDHKALFIGSMVALLLAAGAVLSNIPYDFLPKSDRLQFQMPVTLQPGSDSRQTLRTVEAMSRWLADRNANPEVVDSIGYVADGGPRIVLGLNPPLPAANVAYFTVSVQPGTRIDDVIARAKRHMRVHFPELRAEPKRFSLGSTEAGVAIYRVSGPDEAELRRIGGEIQAALASVPGNVDVYDDWMTRVPRRVIQVDQARARQAGVSSDDVARALQMRYGGVAASVVHDNGVSAPIVLRGGASERAADGSPADTLVYPSADGAPVALSAIASVTSDTEPSTLVRRNLVRTLTVTGHNPTRTTSELVQAIAPRIAAIALPPGYRIELGGEIEDSAEANQALLEFMPHALIAILLLFIWQFNSFRKLFIIVASVPFVLIGATLALLLTGYPFGFMATFGLLALAGIIVNNAVLLLERIEAERAAGLGRREAVVAAAVKRLRPIVMTKLTCIVGLIPLMLFAGPLWTGMAITMIGGLALGTLVTLGLIPALYDLLFGWRKA; this comes from the coding sequence GTGAAGCTCACGCACTCCGCCCTGAGGGCCAGTCGGCTGACCCTGTTCACCGCCGTGCTGCTACTGTTGGCCGGCGTGGCGACCTTCCTGGATTTCCCTTCGCAGGAAGAGCCCTCCGTCACCGTGCGCGACGCGCTGGTATCGGTCGCCTTCCCCGGCATGCCCAGCGAGCAGGTGGAGCAACTGCTCGCCAAACCCACCGAAGAGCGCCTGCGCGAGATCGGCGACCTCAAGCGGATTGTTACCACCGTGCGGCCCGGCAGCGCCGTGCTGCAGCTCACCGCCTACGACCGGGTGAGCGATCTTCCCGCGCTCTGGCAGCGCGTGCGTGCCAAGGCCGGTGAGGCCGCCGCCGAGCTGCCCGCCGGCACGGTGGGCCCGTTCGTCGAGGACGACTTCGGCCGCGTCGCCGTCGCGTCGATCGCCGTCACGGCGCCAGGCTTCGGCATGAGCGAGATGCGTGAGCCGCTCCGCCGGCTGCGCGAGCAGCTCTATGCGCTCCCGGGCGTCGAGCATGTGTCGCTCTACGGCCTGCGCGAGGATCGCGTCTACGTCGACTTCGACCGCGCCCGCCTGGTCGAGGCCGGCGTGGCGCCGGCCTCGATCGCGCAGCAACTGCAGGCGCAGAACGTCATCGCGCCCGGCGGGCTGATCTCGGCGTCCGGGCTCGCCATGACGGTCGCGACCTCGGGCGAGATCCGCGGCCTCGACGATCTCCGCCACTTCCTCGTCACGGTGCCAGTGGCCGCCGGCAGTCGTCAGGTGCCGCTTAGCCAACTGGCGCGGATTCAGGTGTTGCCGGCCGATCCGCCGGAGAGCGCCGCAGTCTATCAAGGGCAGCCGGCGGTTGTCGTGGCGGTGTCGATGGCCCAGGGGCGCAACATCGCCGCCTTCGGCAAGGCGCTGCAGGCAAAGCTGGAAGAGACCCAGCGCCTGCTCCCGGTGGGCTTCGAGCAGCACGTGGTCACCTTCCAGGCCGACGTCGTCGAGCGCGAGATGGGGAAGATGCATCACGTCATGGGCGAGACGGTGGTCATCGTCATGGCCGTGGTGATGCTGTTCCTGGGCTGGCGCACCGGACTGATCGTCGGCGCCATCGTGCCGCTGACCATCCTCGGCACGCTGATCGCGATGCGCGCGCTCGGCGTAGAGCTGCAGACGGTGTCGATCGCGGCGATCATCCTGGCGCTGGGTCTGCTCGTGGACAACGGCATAGTCATCGCCGAGGACATCGAACGCCGCCTCGTCGCCGGCGAGGAACGCCGCTACGCCTGCATCGAGGCCGGCCGCACACTCGCGGTGCCGCTGCTGAGCTCGTCGCTGGTGATCGTGCTGGCCTTCTCCCCCTTCTTCTTCGGCCAGACGGCCACCAACGAGTACCTGCGCTCGCTGGCGGTCGTGCTGGCGGTGACGCTGCTCGGCTCCTGGGTGTTGAGCCTCACCGTCACGCCGCTGCTATGCCTGTACTTCGCCCACGTGCCGGCGACTCATGGTGCCCCTCATCAGGGCGGATCGCGCTTCTATCGCGGCTATCGCGCGCTGATCGGATGGGTGCTCGATCACAAGGCTCTGTTCATCGGCAGCATGGTCGCGTTACTGCTCGCGGCGGGCGCGGTGCTGTCGAACATCCCATACGACTTCCTCCCCAAGTCGGACCGGCTGCAGTTCCAGATGCCGGTGACGCTGCAGCCGGGCAGCGACTCCCGCCAGACCTTGCGTACCGTCGAGGCGATGAGCCGCTGGCTGGCCGACCGCAACGCCAATCCCGAGGTCGTGGACAGCATCGGCTATGTGGCCGATGGCGGCCCCCGCATCGTCCTCGGGCTGAATCCGCCGCTGCCGGCGGCCAACGTCGCGTACTTCACCGTCAGCGTGCAGCCGGGGACGCGGATCGACGACGTCATCGCCCGAGCCAAGCGGCACATGCGCGTGCACTTTCCCGAGCTGCGAGCGGAGCCGAAGCGCTTCTCGCTCGGCAGCACCGAGGCCGGCGTCGCAATCTATCGCGTATCGGGGCCCGACGAGGCGGAACTGCGGCGCATCGGCGGCGAGATCCAGGCCGCGCTGGCCTCGGTGCCCGGCAACGTCGATGTCTACGACGACTGGATGACGCGCGTGCCGCGGCGCGTGATCCAGGTCGATCAGGCGCGGGCGCGCCAGGCGGGTGTCTCCAGCGACGACGTCGCCCGGGCCTTGCAGATGCGCTACGGCGGCGTCGCGGCGTCGGTCGTTCACGACAACGGCGTGTCGGCGCCCATCGTGCTGCGCGGCGGCGCGTCCGAACGCGCCGCCGATGGCTCGCCCGCCGACACGCTGGTGTATCCGTCCGCAGACGGCGCGCCGGTGGCCCTGTCGGCCATCGCCTCGGTGACCAGCGACACCGAGCCGTCGACGCTCGTGCGTCGCAATCTCGTGCGCACGCTCACCGTCACCGGGCACAACCCGACGCGGACCACCAGCGAGCTGGTGCAGGCGATCGCGCCGCGGATCGCCGCCATCGCCCTGCCTCCGGGATACCGTATCGAACTGGGCGGCGAGATCGAGGACTCGGCCGAGGCGAATCAGGCGCTGCTCGAGTTCATGCCGCATGCGCTGATCGCGATCCTGCTGCTCTTCATCTGGCAGTTCAACTCGTTCCGCAAGCTGTTCATCATCGTCGCCAGCGTGCCCTTCGTGCTGATCGGCGCGACGCTCGCGTTGCTGCTGACCGGATATCCGTTCGGATTCATGGCGACCTTCGGCCTGCTGGCGCTGGCCGGGATCATCGTCAACAACGCGGTCCTACTGCTGGAGCGCATCGAGGCGGAACGCGCCGCTGGTCTCGGCCGCCGCGAGGCCGTCGTTGCCGCGGCAGTCAAGCGCCTGCGGCCGATCGTGATGACCAAGCTGACCTGCATCGTCGGCCTGATCCCGCTGATGCTGTTCGCGGGACCGCTGTGGACCGGCATGGCGATCACAATGATCGGCGGACTGGCGCTGGGCACGCTGGTGACGCTCGGGCTGATTCCGGCGCTGTATGACCTGCTTTTCGGCTGGCGGAAAGCGTAA
- a CDS encoding patatin-like phospholipase family protein, whose product MALTAILTACSSFRPWTNAPQPVAPESAAPIATTASPQPVVRPVVVAVTLSGGGARAAAFGLGVLRELHATEFTVDGHATNLLDQVALISGVSGGSILAAHFAAFGNKTLSRFEPDFLMVPFEAGLIRQAFEPQRLYHLTSPWYGRTHILAQRLDELYQGRTFGDLKARPGAPDLMVTATDLTTGAPFDFTDEQFKLICSDLDRTPLSFAVAASSAVPILLSPMTLQNFAGQCPQSPPPSQRADGVTDYRTRMLATTAETYRDARARPFIHLVDGGVSDNTGARLMLDRLLAGGSMASSFPDAPPASIHRLILVTVNSERDLAERIDASDRVPSTGQVMETLLFGAGARETQVTLAMLSDDNRRWQEELQRSRGSPGSPFAADAELHLISVSLHDVQDDKMRHSLLRVPTAFTIEAVDVRELQQAGTATLRNAPDFQRLKDSLQAIDGKLQKVVSGTHQD is encoded by the coding sequence TTGGCGCTGACAGCGATCCTGACTGCCTGTTCCAGTTTCCGTCCGTGGACCAACGCGCCGCAGCCTGTAGCACCGGAAAGCGCCGCTCCAATCGCCACCACTGCCAGCCCTCAGCCGGTCGTCCGCCCAGTCGTCGTTGCGGTCACGCTGTCGGGCGGCGGTGCACGTGCGGCGGCGTTCGGGCTCGGGGTGCTGCGCGAACTACACGCGACGGAGTTCACGGTCGACGGGCACGCCACCAACTTGCTGGACCAGGTGGCGCTGATCAGCGGCGTGTCCGGCGGCAGCATTCTCGCCGCCCATTTCGCGGCATTCGGGAACAAGACACTGTCCCGCTTCGAGCCCGATTTCCTGATGGTTCCGTTCGAGGCCGGGCTCATCCGGCAAGCGTTCGAGCCCCAGCGGCTTTATCACCTGACCTCGCCGTGGTACGGCCGGACCCACATCCTGGCGCAGCGACTTGACGAGCTCTATCAGGGCCGCACCTTCGGCGATCTCAAGGCCAGACCAGGCGCGCCGGACCTGATGGTGACCGCCACCGATCTGACGACCGGCGCGCCTTTCGATTTCACGGACGAACAGTTCAAGCTGATCTGCTCGGACCTGGATCGAACACCTTTGTCATTCGCGGTCGCCGCCTCCTCCGCGGTACCGATCCTTCTCTCTCCGATGACATTGCAGAACTTCGCCGGTCAATGCCCGCAGTCACCGCCGCCCAGTCAACGAGCGGACGGAGTAACGGACTACCGCACCCGGATGCTCGCCACTACTGCAGAGACTTATCGAGACGCTCGCGCCCGCCCATTCATTCACCTGGTCGACGGCGGTGTCTCAGACAACACGGGGGCCCGTCTGATGCTCGACCGGCTCCTGGCCGGCGGTTCAATGGCGTCCTCCTTTCCTGATGCCCCACCCGCGTCGATCCACCGTTTGATCCTGGTGACCGTCAATTCGGAGCGTGACCTGGCCGAGCGCATCGACGCCAGCGACCGCGTGCCTTCAACAGGTCAGGTCATGGAGACGCTGTTGTTCGGTGCGGGGGCTCGCGAGACCCAGGTGACGCTCGCGATGCTCAGCGACGACAACCGGCGCTGGCAGGAAGAACTCCAGCGCAGTCGCGGTTCGCCGGGCAGCCCGTTCGCCGCGGATGCGGAACTTCACCTGATCAGCGTCAGCTTGCACGATGTCCAGGACGACAAGATGCGCCACAGTCTCCTGCGCGTCCCGACGGCCTTTACTATCGAGGCGGTCGACGTGCGAGAACTTCAGCAGGCCGGCACCGCCACCTTGCGCAATGCGCCGGACTTTCAACGGCTGAAGGACAGCCTGCAGGCAATAGACGGGAAGCTTCAAAAAGTTGTGTCGGGAACTCATCAGGACTGA
- a CDS encoding HD domain-containing protein, translating into MPQIEPHCAHHGYHFLSSEVRWGTPLREGAGWQEARQSLIDVYWSVLAPQGQPQSAALSLPMVNWLAGLTSVADWIASNPAWFPLGERCDDLAAYYANAQELARNALEQIGWRPHRPLLTSAEDVHTLPDRSRGVLL; encoded by the coding sequence TTGCCGCAGATAGAGCCTCATTGCGCGCATCATGGCTACCACTTCTTGTCATCAGAAGTCCGATGGGGAACGCCACTGCGTGAAGGGGCAGGCTGGCAGGAGGCGCGGCAGTCCCTGATCGATGTCTATTGGTCGGTTCTTGCGCCGCAAGGTCAGCCACAGTCCGCAGCCTTGAGCTTGCCGATGGTGAATTGGCTGGCGGGTCTGACCAGTGTGGCCGACTGGATCGCTTCCAACCCCGCGTGGTTCCCACTCGGCGAGCGTTGTGACGATTTGGCTGCTTATTACGCCAATGCACAAGAGCTGGCGCGAAACGCGCTGGAGCAGATCGGCTGGCGACCCCACCGTCCACTCCTGACTTCTGCTGAGGACGTTCACACCTTGCCGGATCGCAGTCGCGGCGTCCTGTTGTGA
- a CDS encoding S1 family peptidase, with protein sequence MSDMDVDSGCSRRWMLGRLARWVGVPVLAAPGLGTQVMGGAWLHRPLLTLGGSVAGLSAAAWSGDASAQEMSNTLPDLIDKSRQAVVAVGTFSATDNPRFGFRGTGFMVGDGKTIVTCSHVIPNPLEKDLAILVPGVANASGQAQPRSVKLLRRDALHDLALLELDEGKPLVATLPLATVDDSATAVREGVAVALMGYPLGTALGVQLVTHRGIVAAITKAALPAPTSNNLSERAIRQLRGGDMEFLQLDITAYPGNSGGPLMDIRTGKVVGVVNMVALKSTRESALSAPSGISYAVPVKYVLPLLTP encoded by the coding sequence ATGAGTGACATGGACGTTGACAGCGGCTGCTCGCGCCGATGGATGCTGGGGCGACTCGCCCGCTGGGTGGGAGTGCCTGTGTTGGCGGCGCCTGGGCTGGGCACCCAGGTCATGGGGGGGGCGTGGCTGCATCGGCCTTTGCTGACGCTGGGCGGCTCTGTGGCGGGCCTGAGCGCCGCGGCCTGGAGTGGCGATGCAAGCGCCCAGGAAATGTCCAACACGCTCCCGGACCTGATCGACAAAAGCCGTCAGGCGGTGGTGGCCGTTGGCACCTTCAGCGCCACGGACAACCCGCGATTCGGTTTTCGAGGCACCGGCTTTATGGTGGGGGATGGCAAGACCATCGTCACCTGTTCGCATGTCATTCCCAATCCGCTGGAGAAAGACTTGGCCATTCTGGTGCCGGGTGTGGCCAATGCGTCTGGTCAAGCTCAGCCACGGTCGGTGAAGCTGCTGCGGCGGGACGCTTTGCATGACCTGGCCCTGCTGGAGCTGGACGAGGGCAAACCGCTGGTCGCCACCTTGCCGCTGGCCACCGTGGATGACAGTGCCACGGCGGTGAGGGAAGGGGTGGCGGTGGCCCTGATGGGGTATCCGCTGGGGACGGCGCTGGGCGTTCAGCTGGTCACGCACCGCGGCATTGTTGCCGCCATTACCAAGGCGGCACTGCCGGCGCCCACCTCCAACAACCTCTCCGAGCGGGCCATCAGGCAATTGCGCGGGGGAGACATGGAGTTTTTGCAACTCGACATCACCGCCTATCCCGGCAATAGCGGCGGGCCGCTGATGGACATCCGCACCGGCAAGGTGGTGGGCGTGGTGAACATGGTGGCGCTCAAGAGTACGCGGGAATCGGCGCTGAGCGCGCCCAGCGGGATCAGCTATGCGGTGCCGGTGAAATATGTGTTGCCGCTGTTGACGCCTTGA
- a CDS encoding GNAT family N-acetyltransferase, with product MSQIRRHSLRKRFHQGLRRLFSTLPKPWRFAVYRRMVDCDPAPSERLELKVAESKEELDACFRILHDAYVGSGFMKPDPSGLRVTIYHSLPTTTTLCAKYDGEVVGTISMVREGVFGFPLQSVFDLEGVRAKGGMVAEISALAVAPAFRKTGGAILFPLMKFMHQYCTEYFDTRHLVIAVNPDKIELYEALLFFKRLKEQTVDNYDFANGAPAVGATLDLHEADVVFERGYRGRKARKNLHQYFFRQSLPNIKLPERRYHTTNDPVMTPELLDHFFNKQVPVFTQLPDRKKALLWSVYRQPEFRYLLPMLSGGGEDLGRALRQYPRYSMRCPGHMDVPAANGLPAIGYVQLDVIEVSAQGFQAECKHELPLNVEGRVEIELGHNTRSRLLAHAVRKRVTDHGTFYGFKIEEPDRNWRSFVSELEMGQTARDLAA from the coding sequence ATGAGCCAGATTCGTCGCCACAGCTTGCGCAAGCGATTCCACCAGGGGCTGCGCAGGCTCTTCTCCACCTTGCCCAAGCCCTGGCGCTTTGCGGTGTACCGGCGCATGGTGGACTGCGATCCCGCCCCGAGTGAACGCCTGGAGCTGAAGGTTGCGGAATCGAAGGAGGAGCTGGACGCCTGCTTCCGCATCCTGCATGACGCCTACGTGGGCAGCGGCTTCATGAAGCCGGACCCCAGCGGATTACGGGTCACCATCTACCACTCGCTCCCCACCACCACCACTTTGTGCGCCAAATACGATGGCGAAGTGGTCGGCACGATTTCCATGGTGCGTGAGGGCGTGTTCGGCTTCCCGCTGCAATCGGTCTTCGACCTGGAAGGGGTGCGCGCCAAGGGGGGCATGGTGGCTGAGATCTCGGCCCTGGCGGTGGCGCCTGCGTTTCGCAAGACGGGTGGGGCCATTCTCTTCCCGCTGATGAAGTTCATGCACCAGTACTGCACCGAGTACTTCGACACCCGGCATCTGGTGATTGCGGTGAATCCGGACAAGATCGAGTTGTATGAAGCGCTGCTCTTCTTCAAGCGCCTGAAAGAGCAGACTGTCGACAACTACGACTTTGCCAATGGCGCGCCGGCGGTCGGTGCCACGCTGGACTTGCACGAGGCGGATGTCGTCTTTGAGCGTGGTTATCGCGGACGCAAGGCCCGCAAGAACCTGCACCAATACTTCTTCCGGCAATCGCTGCCCAACATCAAGCTGCCGGAGCGGCGCTATCACACGACCAACGATCCGGTGATGACGCCGGAACTGCTGGACCACTTCTTCAACAAGCAAGTGCCGGTGTTCACCCAGTTGCCAGACCGCAAGAAGGCGCTGCTGTGGTCGGTCTATCGCCAGCCGGAATTCCGCTATTTGCTGCCCATGCTGAGCGGCGGGGGCGAGGATCTGGGCCGTGCGCTGCGGCAGTACCCGCGTTACTCCATGCGCTGCCCCGGCCACATGGATGTACCGGCGGCCAACGGGCTGCCCGCCATCGGGTATGTGCAGTTGGATGTGATTGAAGTGTCGGCGCAGGGTTTCCAAGCCGAGTGCAAGCATGAGTTGCCGCTGAATGTGGAAGGCCGGGTGGAGATTGAACTGGGCCACAACACCCGTTCGCGACTGCTGGCGCACGCGGTACGAAAGCGGGTCACCGACCACGGCACTTTCTACGGTTTCAAGATTGAAGAACCGGACCGCAACTGGCGCAGCTTTGTCTCGGAACTGGAGATGGGCCAGACGGCCAGGGACCTGGCGGCCTGA